In a genomic window of Roseiflexus castenholzii DSM 13941:
- a CDS encoding L,D-transpeptidase, with amino-acid sequence MTSRPWYAPLTMIGIVALTTLALVAPAELRARQRPTVADFAPPMTPSEAQAIVAAARAAERAQRIEQMQQQSGQDAVPLPAVQNMYFASSGFHISDRTGFLSFWRRNGGDLIFGYPISGEMVEDGRIVQYFERARFEYHPEHLGTDYQVMLSLLGNELTQGYDFPDGQPTQGRIYFPETRQTLGGKFLKFWQKRGGLRIFGYPISEPFEEISPIDGQVRITQYFERARFEYHPEKLPAFYRQMERANGIMLAGLYEVQLTDLGRQAMQRRGHTPQSTGPMPGAPVWSSALFERRIEVNLSTQMLTAFEGEAPVYRAPVATGRDGFNTPVGTFAVYSKLPIQTMTGSAGGESWYVPDIPWVQYVVGGVALHGTYWHDAWGTGVRMSHGCINLNIDDAEWLYRWTDIGTRVDIID; translated from the coding sequence ATGACTTCTCGCCCCTGGTATGCACCGCTCACAATGATCGGCATCGTGGCGCTGACGACGCTGGCGCTTGTGGCGCCTGCCGAACTGCGCGCGCGGCAGCGCCCCACAGTCGCCGATTTTGCGCCGCCAATGACGCCATCCGAAGCGCAGGCGATCGTCGCCGCCGCGCGCGCTGCCGAACGCGCGCAACGCATCGAACAGATGCAGCAACAGAGCGGGCAGGATGCGGTTCCACTGCCGGCCGTGCAAAACATGTATTTCGCGTCCTCCGGCTTTCACATCAGCGACCGCACCGGATTCCTGAGCTTCTGGCGCAGGAACGGCGGCGATCTGATTTTCGGGTATCCGATCAGCGGCGAAATGGTCGAAGATGGGCGGATCGTCCAGTATTTCGAGCGCGCCCGCTTTGAGTACCATCCCGAACATCTGGGAACTGACTACCAGGTGATGTTGTCGCTCCTTGGCAACGAACTGACCCAGGGGTACGATTTTCCCGATGGACAGCCGACGCAGGGGCGGATCTACTTTCCCGAAACACGTCAGACGCTTGGCGGCAAGTTTCTGAAGTTCTGGCAGAAGCGCGGCGGGTTGCGCATCTTTGGCTACCCGATCAGCGAACCGTTCGAGGAAATCAGCCCGATTGACGGACAGGTGCGCATCACGCAGTATTTCGAGCGCGCGCGCTTCGAGTACCACCCAGAGAAACTTCCGGCGTTCTATCGCCAGATGGAACGGGCAAACGGGATTATGCTCGCCGGACTCTACGAAGTCCAGTTGACCGATCTGGGACGGCAGGCGATGCAACGCCGGGGACACACGCCGCAGTCAACCGGTCCGATGCCCGGCGCGCCGGTCTGGTCATCTGCATTATTCGAGCGACGCATTGAGGTAAATCTCTCAACGCAGATGCTGACGGCATTCGAGGGGGAGGCGCCGGTCTATCGCGCCCCGGTTGCAACCGGACGCGACGGTTTCAATACGCCGGTTGGAACATTCGCCGTGTACTCCAAACTGCCGATACAAACGATGACCGGCTCGGCGGGCGGCGAGTCGTGGTATGTGCCCGATATTCCATGGGTGCAGTATGTGGTTGGCGGCGTGGCGCTCCACGGCACCTACTGGCACGACGCCTGGGGCACAGGGGTGCGTATGTCGCACGGGTGTATCAACCTGAATATCGATGACGCGGAATGGCTGTATCGCTGGACGGACATTGGAACCCGGGTGGATATTATTGACTGA
- a CDS encoding PIN domain-containing protein yields the protein MSDQQYLLDTLAFFTLIENEAGAARVEEALRTCSVMILWVSLLEVASMTQQEQSIAEAERRYAFIRALPVTLAWQIEESTLLTAARLKAAYRLSLADALIAAYAIRANALLLHKDPEFETLSAQVRLEASPDRATYVCITSINNYQSAHAGACPKNRRRSISTR from the coding sequence GTGAGTGATCAACAGTATCTTCTGGATACCTTAGCGTTCTTCACCCTCATCGAGAATGAAGCAGGTGCGGCGCGTGTGGAAGAAGCCTTACGCACCTGCTCCGTGATGATCTTATGGGTGAGTTTGCTTGAAGTCGCATCTATGACGCAACAAGAGCAGAGCATTGCAGAAGCGGAGCGCCGCTATGCCTTCATAAGGGCGCTCCCCGTTACGCTGGCATGGCAGATCGAAGAGTCCACGCTGCTGACGGCTGCACGCTTGAAAGCCGCGTACCGCCTATCACTGGCAGACGCACTCATTGCCGCCTATGCGATACGGGCGAACGCACTCCTGCTTCATAAAGACCCCGAGTTCGAGACGTTGTCCGCTCAGGTTCGGCTGGAAGCGTCGCCTGACAGGGCGACATACGTTTGCATCACTTCCATCAATAATTATCAATCTGCGCACGCTGGAGCGTGCCCGAAAAATCGACGTAGATCGATTTCCACTCGCTGA